Part of the Paenibacillus aurantius genome, TGTTCCATGTTCAAGCAATTCATAGTGGTCTTTAAAAGATTGATATTTCCCATAAAACTCTGACAAATACCACCCGAAGTTGTTATTGCTAATGGACTACTTTTTTCCGTTGTACTCGAAGTGTAGTTCAAGTCCTAATACCAAATCCGATAAATTAACTGCTCAAACGAATAAGACATATGCCCTCCAACGTATTTCGTTATTTCCTTTCAGCTATTCTCTTCTGCGCTAACGCCTTGACTTCTTCATCCTTATCAGCTGATAAAAACTGTAAAACGTTTAACGTAGCCTTTTTATTCCTTGCAACTGCACTTCTTATAATAGGATCTTTATCACTTGCTAACTTTAGTTGAAGTTTTTCAGACAATTTATTTTTTGAAGCAACCATGTGCCTAACTCTCCATTCAGAATCATCAGACAAAATTTCAAGTATCTCCAAGGGCACGGTTTTGTTTTGTGCTACCCAAAATTTCATATCTAAATATGTAACAATAATTTCAAGCCATACATCTGTTGGCGCTTCGTCCCAAGCCGCTCTAAGATGCTCGTTAGGATTTTCGCTTGTTCTCAATTTTACAAACTCTTCGGCAGAATTTATCACATAATCAACCTCCAATCAAATTTATAGGAAGGATTTTCCAATAAAGATATTGAATAATATTGTTCGTAGATTATTTCGGGGAGGGATAAATTATGGAAGCTGCTGTCTTTCTCAAAGAATTCATTAGTCAAAATGAATCCTGTCCATCAGGACAAGACGAGGCATTATTAGTAGATGCTTATGAATTAGTTAAAAAAGAACTTCTGGAAACAAGCTATTCCATAGAAAGTGTTCGGCTTGCCCATAAAATATTCGGATACTTAGGCGACAAAGGCTTAAATGAGAGAATAGAAACAATGCGAAAATATTTAAAATCAGAGCAACTCAAAACGCTTGAAGATCAATTTTGGGCGCAGTGGGAGCTTGTAGATAATCTAGCACTTTTAAAAAAGTACAAAGTAATGATCGAAGAACAAAAATTATTTTTAGCCTGGGCAAGAGAAAAGACGTCCGCTGATCATTTATTGAAAGTTATGTTCGATAGTACACAAGCACTTGGTTGGGTAGAAGAAGGGCAGTCTGAAGAATGGTTTGATATTTATCACGATATAATAAAGCGCACTAAACCAACCCCATCGAACCGTCATGCTCGTGTTTTATATGTTGAAACGGCTGCGGGAGTTTTGATATACCATCTGAAAAATTATGCTGAGGCAGTCGATGAAATCGAACGATACCATAATATCATTTATGAGGATGTCTCATGGGATGAACATATCAAATTTTCTATTAGGCTTAAATCCTATCAATTAGGGTTATATAGTGCTGAAGTTGATTGGCTGAATTACGAGAAGACGGTTAATGAATCGATTTTGGAAATAATTAATAGTATAAACAAACATAACAACGATGGTTCCGTTTCGCTTGATGACATCTGTGATATGGCTCACGAAATTGGTACCTGTCTAATGTGGGAAAGGCGATATAACCAAGCCATGCCTTTATTTGAATATTCTATACAGCACCAAGGAGCAGGAATAACGCATTATTTTTATGCTATATGTGTTTGGGCAGCACAAAAGGATAGACCTACAACATTAAAACACCTAACGTTAGCTGAATTAAAGGTCAAAGGAAATGGTGGCTTGCGTTCAAGATATAAACAGATGTTTTCAGAACAAACGGAGTTTGCCGATGTATGGCAGGACGAGGAATTTTTATCCGTGTTTCTATCGTAAAATGATAGATAAGTTTTTTATAAACAAAAGAATAACTGCTCCAAAAAAGGAGTGTCGGTGTTGAATTTACCATGGAAACTAATAGTGTGGGAGGAGTGGAAATACATTGAAACGAACGGAAGTATCTTTTGATAGGGAGACCGTACCATTAACCATTAGGCAGTACATGAAAGGGGCAACTTTTTATGATAGTAGTTGCTCCGAAAATGCAAGGACCCTTTTTGTTTCAGGTGCAGAACCTGCTTTTCTAAAGATAAGCAAAAGAGGTTCGCTTGAACGTGAATACAAAATGACAAAATTTTTACATAAACATAACGTCGCACCGAATGCCATAGCCTATGAATCAGAATTAAAGTATGACTATTTATTCACAGAAGCAGTAAGGGGTGAGGATGGAACGGCAGGGCCACACATTGAGAATCCTAGTAAATTGGCATCTGCGTTTGGCGAATATCTAAAAATATTGCACTCGCTGCCTACTGAAGGCTGTCCATATAGCAATAGAACTACGGAATTGTTGAATGAAGCGAATAGTAAGGGGATAGACCTTAGTATTCTGAAGGAGTACGGCTATTCAGCTATCGACAATGTGATAATACATGGGGATTACTGTTTACCTAATATTATAATGGATAACTTTTCATTCAAAGGATTTATTGATTTAGGGTATGGTGGGGTAGGCGACAGGCATTACGATATCTATTGGGGAATATGGACACTAAATTATAACTTGAAGACTGATAAATACAGGGAGATCTTTTTAGATGCTTATGGAAGAAGTGATATGGACCATAACGGACTTAATTATTTTACAAAACTGATTAAGTTAACGGATTAAAATCATTTATTTTTAAAAAAAAGAGGGGCCTCGCCCCTCCTTGCTATTTCTTTCAATAACAGTGATCGACACTCCAACCATGAAGATTACAACCCCTCAAGACACTGGAATCTTTTCCTCATCCAAAACCACGTAAACCGGGCAGTGATCACTGCCGAGAATGTGGGGATCCATCCCAGCCTCCGTAAGAGCCGGCACCAGCCGGGAGGAGACGAGGAAGTAGTCGATCCGCCAGCCGACATTCCGTTCCCGGACTTTCGGCATATTGGACCACCACGTATAGGCATCCGTCCGGTCGGGGTAGAGGGAGCGGAACGAATCGACGAATCCCGCCTCAAGCAGGACGGTCATCTTCTCCCGTTCCTCCGGGGTGAAGCCGGAGTTGTTCTTGTTGGATTTGGCGTTCTTCAGGTCAATTTCCTGATGAGCAACGTTCAAGTCGCCGCACACAATCACCGGCTTCTTCTTGTCAAGCTGCAGCAAGTAGTGACGGAAGCGTTCCTCCCAGTCCAACCGGTAGTCAAGCCGGGACAGGTCCCGCTTGGCATTCGGCGTGTACACGTTGACGAGCTGGAAAGTCTCAAACTCCAGCGTAAGGATCCGCCCTTCGGGCTCCCGGTCTTCTTCCATCCCGTAACGAACTGAGAGGGGCTCCCGCTTCGTGAAAACGGCCGTTCCGGAGTATCCCTTCTTCTCCGCATAGTTCCAATATTCCTTGTAGCCCTCCCCGCATTCCATTGAGATCTGCCCTTCCTGCAGCTTCGTTTCCTGGACACAGAAAAGGTCGGCTTGGGTCTCGTGAAAATAATCGTGAAATCCTTTGTTTACGCAGGCCCGCAGCCCGTTGACGTTCCATGATACCAGCTTCATTGGTTCTCTCCCTGATTAGATTTTGGCTTAAGTATACCATAGACAAGCCCCGCCGATGACCTGCTGCCGATGCATCTTACTATACCGGCTCTTCTATTAAAAGGGTCACCGCTTCCAGCCGGCTTCTGGAAAGTTTCGGTTCGTTCGCTAGGGGTATACTACTAGGGAAGTGAGGAACAGATGAGGAGGATGGAGATGTCCGACAATCAGCAGATTCATTTAACCAGGAGGCCGCAGGGAATGCCGCAGGCCGGCGATTTCTCATTCGTAGAGGCGCAGATGCCAGAGATCGGCGAAGGGCAGGCGCTGGTCCGCACCCTATATTTATCCGTGGATCCCTATTTGAGAGGAAGGATGAGCGACAAGAAATCGTATGTGGCCCCTTTTGAAGTGGGAAAAATGCTTTCCGGCGGCATCGTCGGCCAAGTGGAGGAGTCGCGCACTCCATCCCTGGCTCGAGGGGATATCGTCACCGGCCATCTGGGCTGGCAGCGCTATGCCGCGGTGACGCCCGGGCAGGTGACGAAGGTGGACCCGACGCTTGCTCCGATCTCCACCGCCCTCGGCGTGCTCGGAATGACGGGCCTGACGGCGTATTTCGGCCTGCTGGACATTGGCCGGCCAAAGGAAGGAGAGACGGTAGTCGTCTCGGGAGCCGCGGGGGCGGTGGGTATGATCGTGGGTCAGATCGCCCGGATCAAGGGAGCCCGGGCCGTCGGCATCGCCGGCTCGGCGGAGAAGACCGAATACCTGATCCGGGAACTGGGATTTGACGCGGCCGTGAACTACAAGAACGATAATTTCCGGGAAGAGCTGGAGAAAGCCTGTCCCCAAGGCGTCGACGTTTACTTTGACAATGTCGGAGGGGAGGTTTCAGATGCGGTACTCGCGCATCTCAACAAAGGCGCGCGCATTCCGCTGTGCGGCCAAATTTCCATGTACAACTTGGAGAAGCCGGATATCGGCCCGCGCATTCAACCCCAGCTCCTCATCAACAGCGCGCTTATGAAAGGATTCATCGTCGGGGAGTATGCGGCCCGTTTTGGCGACGGTGTCCGGGAGCTGGCCGGCTGGCTGAAGGAGGACAAGCTGAAGTATGCCGAAAACATCGTAGACGGCTTTGAGAATACGATAGAGGCCTTCCTTGGGTTGTTCAGCGGGGAGAATGTGGGCAAGCAGCTGGTGAAGGTCGCAGAGCCCCGATAGGTATCAGGCTAAGTTATTTTTGTGCAAATGTTCGTTAGCATCTTCTATATAGAAGGTGCTTTTTCTTTTCTATAATAAGGGTAAGCGAATAACGCTTTCATTCTTGATCCTATTAAGGAGGGTTCCTTCATGAGCCGCAATGCGCCACTGCTTCTGAACGATGAGCAGATGAGAAAGTTCATTACCGAAGGATTCTTGATTCTGAATACGGATTTTCCGGAGGAGTTCCATCAAGCGCTGGTCACCCAGCTGGAGACCGTGTATGAGAAGGAAGGCAACCCGGGGAACAACCTGCTTCCCCGCATCCGGGAGCTGCAAAAGGTATTCGATCATCCTGTCATTACGGGAGCGCTGACCAGTGTGCTCGGACCTGATTATATGCTTCACGCCCACCGGCACGGGCATTTCAACGCTTCCCCGAAAGCGGGGGGCTGGCACAAGGACAGCTACTGGGGCTACGGCAAAATACGCAACCATCATCCCTGGTGGGCGATGATCATGTATTTCCCGCAGGATACGCCGGTTGAGCTCGGCCCGACGGGGGTAATGCCCGGCACGCAAAACTACGATTCCCGTATCTTCGAGTCCGATGAAACGGAAGGAGAGGCGCTGGCGAGCGGAAAAGCCGGCACGTTCGCGCTGATCCACTATGACATCTGGCACCGTTCCACCCCGAACCTTAAAGGGGCCAACCGCTTTATGCTTAAGTTCGAATTCATGCGCACCCAGGCTCCCCAAGCCCCGAGCTGGGACAACAGGGAAAAGGAGTGGGTGAGTCCGGCGGCTTTCCATGTGCCGATCATCCAGCATGACGCCCTTTGGAAGGAAACCTGGAACTGGCTGTCCGGCCGGGTGGGCAGCCTCGCGGGAACCGAATCGGCGGATGCCGGCAGGCTTCAGCAGCTGACGGCCGGAATCGAGGATTCCTTTGAGCCTCACGCCATCAACGCGGCTTATGAGCTGGCCGGCTGCGGCGAGCAGGGGCTATCCGTTCTGCTGGATAAGCTGAATAATGGCGAGAAAAAGATTTCGAAGCTCGCCGCTTACGGATTGTCGGCTGCCGGGCCGGACGCCATACCCGGGCTCATCGAGGCCCTGCGGAGCGAGCGGGAGGAGACCGTTAACCACGCGGCCTTCGCGCTGGGTGAGCTGAGAGACGCGGCTGCGCCGGCTGTTCCGGCCCTAGTAAGCCTGCTGGACCTTCCGTCGGCGGAGGTACGCCGTACGGTAACGGAGTCGCTCGGCATGATTGCTGCTCCGGCCGAGGACGTAACGGCCGCGCTGATCCGGTGCCTGCAGGACGAAGACGTCCAGGTGCGCTTTACCGCCGGGCTTTCGCTTATCCGGGTAGGCCGCGCGGCGGAAGCCGCGGTTCCGGCTCTCGAAGCCGCGCTCGACGATGAGAACCGCTATGTAAGCGCTCATGCGGCGGAGGCGCTCCGCTACATCGGCACGGAAGAGGCCAAGGATGCGCTGATTCAGCATCTGTTTAAGGCCCGCTGGTGCCCGGCGACGACACCGGCCAGCACGTTCTATCCTTAAGAACGGATCTTCATAAGTGATACCGCCGGTCTGGAACGGCACCCCTTGGGTAAAGCAAGGTTACCCTTTGGAGGTGCCGTTTTTCCTATGCTGAGGGGCTTTTGAACGTTTCCGCCGGCAATCTCCCGATGACGTTTCGGTTGAGGGGAGGGGGGAAACGTGATACCATCGGTAAGGAATCGGCCTTCGGGCCGAATATGTCGGGAGCAGGAGAAGAACGAACGATGGGAGATTTACATACGACTCCATCCGGGGCGGAGCCCCGGGTGCTTATTATGACGGCCGTGGACGCCGAGCGGCAGGCCGTGCTGAGAGGCTTAGCGGGCGATCCCCGCTTCGCCGCCGCCCTCGCGGGGGTCGGCCCCGCCACCGCCGCGGCCCGCACGATGGCCGCGCTGGCGGACGGCCCGCCCTGCCGCCTCGTCGTCAGCGCCGGCATCGCCGGCGGCTTCGCCGGAGCGGCCGCGGTCGAGACGCTCGTCGTGGCCGACGCGGTCATCGCCGCGGACCTCGGCGCCGAGACGCCCGACGGCTTCCGCCGCGTGGACGAGCTCGGCTTCGGCGAGAGCCTCGCGGCCGTCGACGCGGCGCTTGCCGCCCGCGCCGCCAGGGCGCTGCAGGCTGCGGGGCTGCCGGTGCGGCTGGGTCCCGTGCTGACGGTATCCACCGTCACCGGGACCGCCGCAACGGCAATGGAGCTGGCGGCGCGCTTCCCGGGAGCGGCGGCGGAGGCGATGGAGGGCTACGGCGTCGCCGTGGCGGCCGCCCTCCGCGGCGTGCCGGTGCTCGAGATCCGCGCCGTCTCGAATGCGGTCGGTCCACGGGACCGCTCCGCCTGGCGGATGAAAGAAGCTTTGGCCGCATTGGAGCAAGCCTTTGCGGTGTTAAGGGAGGTACTGTGAATGCAGCGAATGCAAATTGCTTTTTCCCCATGTCCTAATGACACGTTCGTGTTTCATGCCCTGGTCCACGGCCGTATGGCCGGGGCGCCCGATTGGGAGGTCACGTATGCGGACATCGACGTGACCAACGGGCTTGCCGTCCGCCCCGAAGGGCTGGACGTCATGAAGATTTCCTATGCCGCGCTTCCTTGGGCGCTTAAGGAGTATGCGCTTCTGCCATGTGGCGGAGCGCTCGGCCGGGGCTGCGGACCGCTCGTCCTGACGGCCGACGCAGAGGCGGCCAGCCGGGGCCCGGCCGTGCTGAGCGGCAAACGGGTGGCCGTCCCGAGCGAGCGGTCGACGGCCTATCTGCTCTTCCGGTTGTGGGCGGCCCAGCAGGTGCCGGACGGCGTGGGAGAGATCGTCGTGATGCCGTTCCACGAGATCATGCCGGCCGTTCGGGACGGCCGGATCGACGCCGGGCTGGTCATTCACGAGGCCCGCTTCACTTACCCGTCCTACGGCTTGACGATGCTCGCCGACATGGGCGCCTGGTGGGAAAGCGACACCGGCCTGCCGATCCCGCTCGGGGCTATCGTGGTCCGCCGCCATCTGGACCGGGAAGCCATTGCAGGCTGGATCCGCGACTCCGTCCGGTACGCCTGGGCCCATCCCGAGGAATCCGCCGGTTATGTACAAGCCCATGCGCAGGAAATGTCGCCCGAGGTGACCCGCTCGCACATCGGTCTGTACGTAAACGAGTATACGGAGGACTTAGGCGAAAGCGGCTACCAGGCCGTGTACGCTCTCCTTAGCCGTGCGGCCGAAGAGGGACTGGTCCCCCGGGTGGACTGGGCCGATCTCCGCTGACCCTATGAACGGAGTACCGGTTAGCATTACCCCGGTTCGTGAAGATCCTAAAAGGCCCTTGTTCCGCGTCATAAGAAGTTCATGATTCATTAGCACCAGAATCAAAATGAATAAGATCCCCCCATTGAAGCTGTCCTCCGGTAGAAGACTCTACCCGGAGGGCAGCTTTTCGTATGATGGGGACAGCCGGAGGCTTCAAGCGGGGCTTTACTATAGCCGTCAGTCAAGCACGTTGATGAAAGGCAGGGGTCCCCCGCAACGGCCCAAACCCAACCCCCTGAGATTGAAAGGAAATCGGGCTGGGTAAAAGGAACTAAGCTCAATAGCACGGGCGTCCGCAGCAAGCGGGCAGGGAGGAGAAGGGCATGGAGACGAAGGAACGGGAGCGGCACAGTGCTTTTTACCGGATGACCCATCGGGACGAAGAAGGCGTAAGCCATCGGGAGACCGAGGAGCTGAAGAGAACCAATCTTTTTTCGGAGGTTTTCCGCCGGCATACGCAGGAGGAAGCGGAGAAGGTATTCATCGTTGGAACGGCACTGACCACGCCAAGCCTCGAGGAAGTGGCGGCTACCTGGCCGAAGCCTTGGCTGTTCGCCCGGGTGTTTCTCGTAGCGGCCTTGTCCTACCTTATGCTGATCGCCGGCCTGCTTCTGTTCGGGAATCTGAATTTCCTGCCCGGCTTGATCGTGATGGGGGCGTTTATCGTTCCTTTTACCATTCTGGTCTTCTTCTGGGAAATGAACGCTCCGCAAAATATAGCCATCTACAAGGTGGTCAATGTGGTCTTTCTGGGAGGGATCCTGTCTCTCATCCTGGCTCTCTTTCTGTACCAGGGCTTCGGGGACCAGGACAGCGTGCTCGTGACGGGGATAGCGGAAGAGGTGGCGAAGGTTCTCGCCGTCGTCTGGTTTCTCCGCAACCGCAAATACCGCTATATGCTGAACGGCCTCCTAATCGGCGCGGCGGTAGGAACGGGCTTCGCGGCCTTTGAGACGGCCGGTTACGCTCTTCGGGTGGCGCTTACGAGCGACCTGGTCTCCATGCTGTCGACCATTTTCTGGCGCGGGGTGCTCGCCCCGGGCGGGCATATCGTATGGGCGGCTCTCGCGGGAGCGGTGCTGTGTCAGGTAAAAGGCAGCCGCCCCTTTGAGTGGACGATGCTGCGGGATACCCGCTTCGTCCGCATGTTCGTCGTCGTGGTCCTGCTCCACGCGGCTTGGGATCTTCCAATCGCGAACGGCTTCGCTCTTCCCTATGTGCAGATCGGGCTGACGGTCCTTTCCTGGGCCATCGCCTTGAAGATCATCCGCAAGGGCTTGAAGGAATTGGCGGATCTCCGAACGGAGGACGTCCATGAGGAGTCGGGGGCTGCCAAAGCGGCGGACAGGGAAGAAACCGTGCGCCCCGTGTTGTGACGAAGGCTACCGGAGGCGGTAAGCCTTCCGGTGAAACTGGTTGATGAACCGGAACAAGTCTTCCCCTTCGTAGGGCCGGTCCGCTTCCGGCCGAAGCGGAAGATACATGGCCCGGTAAGGCTCCGGTACCCAGATGTACTGGTGAACATAGCCGGTGGGCCGGTAGCCGCA contains:
- a CDS encoding aminoglycoside 3'-phosphotransferase is translated as MKRTEVSFDRETVPLTIRQYMKGATFYDSSCSENARTLFVSGAEPAFLKISKRGSLEREYKMTKFLHKHNVAPNAIAYESELKYDYLFTEAVRGEDGTAGPHIENPSKLASAFGEYLKILHSLPTEGCPYSNRTTELLNEANSKGIDLSILKEYGYSAIDNVIIHGDYCLPNIIMDNFSFKGFIDLGYGGVGDRHYDIYWGIWTLNYNLKTDKYREIFLDAYGRSDMDHNGLNYFTKLIKLTD
- a CDS encoding exodeoxyribonuclease III, yielding MKLVSWNVNGLRACVNKGFHDYFHETQADLFCVQETKLQEGQISMECGEGYKEYWNYAEKKGYSGTAVFTKREPLSVRYGMEEDREPEGRILTLEFETFQLVNVYTPNAKRDLSRLDYRLDWEERFRHYLLQLDKKKPVIVCGDLNVAHQEIDLKNAKSNKNNSGFTPEEREKMTVLLEAGFVDSFRSLYPDRTDAYTWWSNMPKVRERNVGWRIDYFLVSSRLVPALTEAGMDPHILGSDHCPVYVVLDEEKIPVS
- a CDS encoding NADP-dependent oxidoreductase; this encodes MSDNQQIHLTRRPQGMPQAGDFSFVEAQMPEIGEGQALVRTLYLSVDPYLRGRMSDKKSYVAPFEVGKMLSGGIVGQVEESRTPSLARGDIVTGHLGWQRYAAVTPGQVTKVDPTLAPISTALGVLGMTGLTAYFGLLDIGRPKEGETVVVSGAAGAVGMIVGQIARIKGARAVGIAGSAEKTEYLIRELGFDAAVNYKNDNFREELEKACPQGVDVYFDNVGGEVSDAVLAHLNKGARIPLCGQISMYNLEKPDIGPRIQPQLLINSALMKGFIVGEYAARFGDGVRELAGWLKEDKLKYAENIVDGFENTIEAFLGLFSGENVGKQLVKVAEPR
- a CDS encoding HEAT repeat domain-containing protein — protein: MSRNAPLLLNDEQMRKFITEGFLILNTDFPEEFHQALVTQLETVYEKEGNPGNNLLPRIRELQKVFDHPVITGALTSVLGPDYMLHAHRHGHFNASPKAGGWHKDSYWGYGKIRNHHPWWAMIMYFPQDTPVELGPTGVMPGTQNYDSRIFESDETEGEALASGKAGTFALIHYDIWHRSTPNLKGANRFMLKFEFMRTQAPQAPSWDNREKEWVSPAAFHVPIIQHDALWKETWNWLSGRVGSLAGTESADAGRLQQLTAGIEDSFEPHAINAAYELAGCGEQGLSVLLDKLNNGEKKISKLAAYGLSAAGPDAIPGLIEALRSEREETVNHAAFALGELRDAAAPAVPALVSLLDLPSAEVRRTVTESLGMIAAPAEDVTAALIRCLQDEDVQVRFTAGLSLIRVGRAAEAAVPALEAALDDENRYVSAHAAEALRYIGTEEAKDALIQHLFKARWCPATTPASTFYP
- a CDS encoding futalosine hydrolase gives rise to the protein MGDLHTTPSGAEPRVLIMTAVDAERQAVLRGLAGDPRFAAALAGVGPATAAARTMAALADGPPCRLVVSAGIAGGFAGAAAVETLVVADAVIAADLGAETPDGFRRVDELGFGESLAAVDAALAARAARALQAAGLPVRLGPVLTVSTVTGTAATAMELAARFPGAAAEAMEGYGVAVAAALRGVPVLEIRAVSNAVGPRDRSAWRMKEALAALEQAFAVLREVL
- a CDS encoding 1,4-dihydroxy-6-naphthoate synthase translates to MQIAFSPCPNDTFVFHALVHGRMAGAPDWEVTYADIDVTNGLAVRPEGLDVMKISYAALPWALKEYALLPCGGALGRGCGPLVLTADAEAASRGPAVLSGKRVAVPSERSTAYLLFRLWAAQQVPDGVGEIVVMPFHEIMPAVRDGRIDAGLVIHEARFTYPSYGLTMLADMGAWWESDTGLPIPLGAIVVRRHLDREAIAGWIRDSVRYAWAHPEESAGYVQAHAQEMSPEVTRSHIGLYVNEYTEDLGESGYQAVYALLSRAAEEGLVPRVDWADLR
- a CDS encoding PrsW family intramembrane metalloprotease; its protein translation is METKERERHSAFYRMTHRDEEGVSHRETEELKRTNLFSEVFRRHTQEEAEKVFIVGTALTTPSLEEVAATWPKPWLFARVFLVAALSYLMLIAGLLLFGNLNFLPGLIVMGAFIVPFTILVFFWEMNAPQNIAIYKVVNVVFLGGILSLILALFLYQGFGDQDSVLVTGIAEEVAKVLAVVWFLRNRKYRYMLNGLLIGAAVGTGFAAFETAGYALRVALTSDLVSMLSTIFWRGVLAPGGHIVWAALAGAVLCQVKGSRPFEWTMLRDTRFVRMFVVVVLLHAAWDLPIANGFALPYVQIGLTVLSWAIALKIIRKGLKELADLRTEDVHEESGAAKAADREETVRPVL